One part of the Neodiprion virginianus isolate iyNeoVirg1 chromosome 3, iyNeoVirg1.1, whole genome shotgun sequence genome encodes these proteins:
- the LOC124300162 gene encoding protein FAM214A isoform X1 gives MHCLGAVSGGSTSPQRAGNCGSVLGMVRALGVLVSEGRVQGPPRGYMEGPHCAAPLQPVTNNHVCEKDNYLCDRYVILVREITDRVTTYSYLCVEVLLCTDCPCGLAKATYKDPVLPIPYISMTPWQQSSEMLLEYWCISVVPSKGPEMMNNQSLYQAVRSRLHFSQVAAWWSRSKGAAPSYITTRIVSFSEDNLRKFRETPSEHTFPLAACGDGNSIKVTVWALPRVEDVPVLTCSIHPTAEKEEEGTARALTPTKNISAPVTTSNPEALVLPTLVDDRLQTPCNEPGKHHCRCEDEDGSPPSPSLKTNTERKRRRSLPRGPDFISNASAHNSVNSTSGLPSVCELLTEEPEIRIYSNSGLDDVDLNYNNTRYLENRSSRTANNNADCRIHQSRSMGTAFSSDKQVSKVSNHLDNQMQRSGCDNRIAISGETLTSWLSIEEPESNAEKRYKCSVGLPMDIDTCKSPCDSKILSLRREKSPKFNKKDYLIRWGKCVENFESEQMLLKKIENEKSLKSSSSSVTDHHNAMGNINWTTSTISGKETECGQNRKEMSPLDALDTLPIIHSKANFVVNPFSQSSPFHKSNPGPSSYSHDNQSKLGTPFTTYSSDQAFLSQLAGDKELMDGSLVCNVRSENPQKGTIDQQASVSNNDLVQLMSNLKCSEEMEKMKDSSGIFDWISKVPSRVLNVATNNGLTNYKSKINEVPTEEYKNTNQVKSKLNSNLELSQWEFDEVLAVLRARTPAGRRRTPVRTIKRRDKVENQSDDAIFEQQSYLEKTQADINLLRYPIYNNVCRAVAADELRNFKPHIVGTNRSAAVHQEKRANVKKIFHPRELVQPECVRRSSQIYDEKLKSEVTDERKHYHGKHEKVDAKPVECFYNVTNKADVLLGAILRTSNDSRKVISDISNGARPRTVFSAQNCDSRSDVHIANDKIQKDIDVKSYKDEGSLPLLLNKRISLFKQLFSKEQTKQNSETLSSQSYYDNYAISSDQSLNNPQFHPLREFNLQPKKSKGNKVKRRIDFSNPSEFAHGSDKQNESLEVGNTACLSTNSLYQNPPCPGTNTELQNNFPDLTKKQSLTLLEEEKTGGRDGYISHNPIKHSTNLRLQIGCEGIPFRMQNNSLGHAGTDKKCSSDTVRNDYFQKHISPEQMNCYAIAMQQHQSHADMENTDTSDKGVPSAIEQERFRRSLGNAASMVFHSRTGLPLTSSPAPLRRGSCCFDYDSSLNSVSSKRSALFELNTPPSPGAVSLEEGDREAENTLEGEEISKRRTTTRGLPHSHALLGSFEESALNGRLEPVSTVHGFTAELGASGSFCPKHRKLPVTVFFYTLGDNDKVSTPYLAHINLGKKGYQVPRSGTIQVTLLNPLGTVVKMFVVMYDLSDMPSRSHTFLRQRTLRDKTLRYLIHLRFMSGKSGRIYLHTDIRMIICRKSDVDTASDFGAEPPKELRSFVHGPTNPKFSPRC, from the exons atgcATTGCCTCGGTGCAGTGTCGGGTGGTTCCACCAGCCCCCAGCGGGCTGGTAATTGCGGTAGTGTGTTAGGGATGGTCCGAGCCCTGGGTGTTCTTGTTAGCGAAGGAAGGGTCCAAGGTCCTCCAAGAGGGTACATGGAGGGTCCACATTGTGCCGCTCCATTACAACCAGTAACCAACAATCATGTGTGCGAAAAGGATAACTATCTG TGTGATCGGTACGTGATACTGGTCCGTGAAATCACGGACAGAGTCACCACCTATTCATACCTGTGTGTCGAGGTCTTGTTGTGCACCGATTGTCCATGCGGTTTGGCGAAAGCTACCTATAAAGATCCTGTCTTGCCAATACCATACATATCCATGACTCCGTGGCAGCAGTCGTCAGAAATGCTGCTTGAATATTGGTGTATCAGCGTTGTGCCCAGCAA GGGGCCAGAAATGATGAACAATCAGAGTTTGTACCAAGCGGTTAGATCGCGTTTACACTTCAGCCAAGTTGCAGCATGGTGGTCGCGCAGCAAAGGTGCAGCTCCGTCTTACATTACAACCAGAATAGTTTCATTCAGCGAAGATAACCTGAGGAAGTTTCGGGAAACTCCGTCGGAACACACCTTTCCGTTAGCTGCTTGCGGAGATGGAAACTCTATCAAG GTTACGGTCTGGGCACTGCCTCGCGTGGAAGATGTTCCAGTTCTGACTTGCTCAATCCATCCTACAGCTGAAAAGGAGGAAGAAGGAACTGCCAGAGCATTGACACcaactaaaaatatttcagcacCAGTAACAACCTCCAATCCTGAGGCTCTTGTTCTTCCAA CTTTGGTAGATGATAGACTCCAGACTCCTTGCAACGAGCCAGGGAAACATCACTGCCGCTGCGAGGATGAAGATGGCTCCCCGCCTTCGCCATCTCTGAAAACTAACACTGAACGTAAACGGCGCAGATCGCTACCACGTGGCCCTGATTTCATCTCAAATGCGAGTGCTCACAACTCTGTAAATTCTACCTCTGGTCTACCGTCAGTTTGCGAATTATTAACAGAAGAGCCTGAGATCAGAATCTATAGCAATAGCGGCTTGGATGATGTCGATTTGAATTACAACAATACGCGATATTTAGAAAACCGAAGCTCTCGAACTGCAAACAACAATGCAGATTGTAGAATTCATCAGTCACGAAGTATGGGTACTGCATTTTCGAGTGACAAGCAAGTGAGCAAAGTGAGCAATCACTTGGATAATCAGATGCAGAGAAGCGGTTGTGACAATCGAATCGCGATTTCAGGAGAAACTCTAACCTCGTGGCTGAGTATCGAGGAACCGGAAAGCAATGCTGAAAAACGTTATAAATGCAGCGTGGGACTACCTATGGATATTGATACTTGTAAATCACCTTGTGATAGTAAAATTTTGAGTCTTCGACGCGAGAAATCTccaaaatttaataaaaaagattACCTCATTCGTTGGGGAAAATGTGTTGAGAATTTTGAGAGTGAACAAATGTTGTTAAAAAAGATCGAGAATGAAAAATCGCTAAAGTCAAGTTCGTCGTCAGTGACAGATCATCATAACGCAATGGGGAATATAAACTGGACAACGAGTACAATCAGTGGAAAAGAAACAGAGTGTGGTCAGAATCGGAAAGAAATGTCACCACTAGATGCCCTTGATACACTGCCAATTATTCATAGCAAAGCTAACTTTGTCGTCAATCCTTTTAGTCAGAGTAGCCCCTTTCACAAATCAAATCCTGGACCTTCATCGTATAGTCATGACAATCAATCGAAATTAGGAACACCTTTTACGACGTATTCGTCGGATCAGGCCTTCCTTAGTCAATTGGCTGGAGATAAAGAATTAATGGATGGGTCTCTGGTCTGTAATGTGCGTAGTGAGAATCCGCAGAAAGGTACGATCGATCAACAAGCATCTGTATCTAATAACGACTTGGTGCAGTTGATGTCAAATCTTAAATGTTCGGAAGAAATGGAGAAGATGAAAGACAGCAGTGGAATCTTCGATTGGATAAGTAAAGTACCAAGCCGGGTATTGAATGTGGCAACTAACAATGGACTTACAAATTACAAGTCTAAAATAAACGAGGTTCCAACAGAGGAATATAAGAACACAAATCAAGTCAAGTCAAAGTTAAATTCTAATCTGGAGCTTAGTCAATGGGAATTTGACGAAGTGTTAGCTGTACTGCGTGCGCGAACTCCAGCAGGGCGGCGACGTACTCCAGTACGTACGATAAAAAGGCGCGACAAGGTTGAAAACCAATCAGACGATGCCATTTTTGAACAACAATCTTATCTCGAGAAGACACAAGCAGATATAAATTTGCTTCGGTATCCAATATACAACAACGTTTGCAGGGCTGTAGCGGCAGACGAATTAAGAAACTTCAAACCTCATATTGTTGGTACTAATCGAAGTGCTGCTGTTCACCAGGAAAAACGTgcgaacgtgaaaaaaatctttcaccCCCGCGAATTAGTGCAGCCTGAATGTGTAAGACGCTCGTCCCAAATCTACGATGAAAAACTCAAGAGTGAAGTTACTGACGAAAGGAAACATTACCACGGAAAGCACGAAAAAGTGGATGCTAAGCCTGTCGAATGTTTTTATAACGTGACCAACAAAGCAGACGTTTTATTAGGAGCCATATTAAGGACTAGCAATGATTCACGGAAAGTTATTTCCGATATATCAAACGGAGCTCGGCCAAGAACCGTTTTCTCCGCTCAAAACTGTGATAGTAGAAGTGATGTTCACATAGCAAATGATAAAATACAGAAAGATATTGATGTGAAATCATACAAAGACGAGGGGTCGCTTCCTTTGTTGTTAAACAAACGAATAAGCCTATTCAAGCAGCTATTTTCAAAGGAACAGACCAAACAGAATTCGGAAACGTTGTCATCGCAAAGTTATTACGACAACTACGCCATAAGTTCTGACCAGTCTCTAAATAACCCCCAGTTTCACCCCCTGCGTGAATTCAACCTACAGCCGAAAAAATCCAAAGGAAATAAAGTCAAGAGGAGGATTGATTTCTCAAATCCATCCGAATTTGCCCATGGGTCTGATAAACAGAACGAATCTCTTGAAGTTGGTAATACTGCGTGTCTTAGTACAAATAGCTTATATCAAAACCCTCCCTGTCCTGGGACAAATACcgaattgcaaaataattttcctgACCTAACAAAGAAGCAGAGTTTGACTTTactcgaagaagaaaaaacgggAGGTAGAGATGGGTATATTTCTCACAATCCAATTAAACATAGTACAAATCTGAGGTTGCAAATCGGATGTGAAGGAATACCGTTTCGCATGCAAAACAATTCTCTTGGCCACGCAGGAACCGACAAAAAATGCAGTTCAGATACAGTTcgaaatgattattttcaaaaacacaTCTCTCCAGAACAGATGAACTGTTATGCAATCGCGATGCAGCAGCATCAGAGCCACGCAGATATGGAAAATACTGATACTTCAGACAAAGGTGTACCTTCAGCCATTGAACAAGAACGATTTAGACGATCTCTTGGGAATGCTGCTTCCATGGTTTTTCACAGTCGAACCGGATTGCCCCTGACTTCCAGCCCGGCACCTCTACGGAGAGGAAGCTGCTGCTTTGACTATGACAGTAGCCTGAACTCTGTCTCGTCAAAACGAAG CGCGCTATTTGAGTTGAACACTCCACCAAGTCCAGGAGCGGTGTCTCTGGAAGAAGGAGATAGAGAGGCTGAAAACACTCTTGAAGGTGAAGAGATATCAAAACGCCGCACAACGACTCGAGGATTACCGCACAGTCACGCGCTTCTCGGTAGTTTTGAAGAGTCTGCCTTGAACGGGAGATTAGAGCCAGTTTCCACGGTCCATGGATTCACCGCCGAGCTCGGTGCTAGCGGCTCTTTTTGCCCGAAGCACCGAAAGCTTCCCGTTACTGTTTTCTTCTACACTCTTGGAGACAATGACAAAGTTTCAACGCCATATCTT GCTCACATTAATCTCGGGAAGAAGGGATATCAAGTGCCACGCAGCGGGACAATTCAAGTAACTCTTTTGAATCCTTTGGGAACGGTTGTGAAAATGTTTGTTGTTATGTACGACTTGTCCGACATGCCTTCACGATCTCATACCTTTCTTCGCCAGCGAACATTAAGAGACAAAACGCTCCGTTACCTTATACACCTCAG GTTCATGTCGGGTAAGTCAGGACGGATTTATTTACATACGGACATCCGTATGATAATTTGTCGCAAATCTGACGTCGATACCGCATCTGATTTCGGTGCTGAGCCACCTAAAGAACTGAGAAGCTTTGTACACGGACCAACaaatccaaaattttcaccaagatGCTGA
- the LOC124300162 gene encoding protein FAM214A isoform X2, with translation MHCLGAVSGGSTSPQRAGNCGSVLGMVRALGVLVSEGRVQGPPRGYMEGPHCAAPLQPVTNNHVCEKDNYLCDRYVILVREITDRVTTYSYLCVEVLLCTDCPCGLAKATYKDPVLPIPYISMTPWQQSSEMLLEYWCISVVPSKGPEMMNNQSLYQAVRSRLHFSQVAAWWSRSKGAAPSYITTRIVSFSEDNLRKFRETPSEHTFPLAACGDGNSIKVTVWALPRVEDVPVLTCSIHPTAEKEEEGTARALTPTKNISAPVTTSNPEALVLPTLVDDRLQTPCNEPGKHHCRCEDEDGSPPSPSLKTNTERKRRRSLPRGPDFISNASAHNSVNSTSGLPSVCELLTEEPEIRIYSNSGLDDVDLNYNNTRYLENRSSRTANNNADCRIHQSRSMGTAFSSDKQVSKVSNHLDNQMQRSGCDNRIAISGETLTSWLSIEEPESNAEKRYKCSVGLPMDIDTCKSPCDSKILSLRREKSPKFNKKDYLIRWGKCVENFESEQMLLKKIENEKSLKSSSSSVTDHHNAMGNINWTTSTISGKETECGQNRKEMSPLDALDTLPIIHSKANFVVNPFSQSSPFHKSNPGPSSYSHDNQSKLGTPFTTYSSDQAFLSQLAGDKELMDGSLVCNVRSENPQKGTIDQQASVSNNDLVQLMSNLKCSEEMEKMKDSSGIFDWISKVPSRVLNVATNNGLTNYKSKINEVPTEEYKNTNQVKSKLNSNLELSQWEFDEVLAVLRARTPAGRRRTPVRTIKRRDKVENQSDDAIFEQQSYLEKTQADINLLRYPIYNNVCRAVAADELRNFKPHIVGTNRSAAVHQEKRANVKKLKSEVTDERKHYHGKHEKVDAKPVECFYNVTNKADVLLGAILRTSNDSRKVISDISNGARPRTVFSAQNCDSRSDVHIANDKIQKDIDVKSYKDEGSLPLLLNKRISLFKQLFSKEQTKQNSETLSSQSYYDNYAISSDQSLNNPQFHPLREFNLQPKKSKGNKVKRRIDFSNPSEFAHGSDKQNESLEVGNTACLSTNSLYQNPPCPGTNTELQNNFPDLTKKQSLTLLEEEKTGGRDGYISHNPIKHSTNLRLQIGCEGIPFRMQNNSLGHAGTDKKCSSDTVRNDYFQKHISPEQMNCYAIAMQQHQSHADMENTDTSDKGVPSAIEQERFRRSLGNAASMVFHSRTGLPLTSSPAPLRRGSCCFDYDSSLNSVSSKRSALFELNTPPSPGAVSLEEGDREAENTLEGEEISKRRTTTRGLPHSHALLGSFEESALNGRLEPVSTVHGFTAELGASGSFCPKHRKLPVTVFFYTLGDNDKVSTPYLAHINLGKKGYQVPRSGTIQVTLLNPLGTVVKMFVVMYDLSDMPSRSHTFLRQRTLRDKTLRYLIHLRFMSGKSGRIYLHTDIRMIICRKSDVDTASDFGAEPPKELRSFVHGPTNPKFSPRC, from the exons atgcATTGCCTCGGTGCAGTGTCGGGTGGTTCCACCAGCCCCCAGCGGGCTGGTAATTGCGGTAGTGTGTTAGGGATGGTCCGAGCCCTGGGTGTTCTTGTTAGCGAAGGAAGGGTCCAAGGTCCTCCAAGAGGGTACATGGAGGGTCCACATTGTGCCGCTCCATTACAACCAGTAACCAACAATCATGTGTGCGAAAAGGATAACTATCTG TGTGATCGGTACGTGATACTGGTCCGTGAAATCACGGACAGAGTCACCACCTATTCATACCTGTGTGTCGAGGTCTTGTTGTGCACCGATTGTCCATGCGGTTTGGCGAAAGCTACCTATAAAGATCCTGTCTTGCCAATACCATACATATCCATGACTCCGTGGCAGCAGTCGTCAGAAATGCTGCTTGAATATTGGTGTATCAGCGTTGTGCCCAGCAA GGGGCCAGAAATGATGAACAATCAGAGTTTGTACCAAGCGGTTAGATCGCGTTTACACTTCAGCCAAGTTGCAGCATGGTGGTCGCGCAGCAAAGGTGCAGCTCCGTCTTACATTACAACCAGAATAGTTTCATTCAGCGAAGATAACCTGAGGAAGTTTCGGGAAACTCCGTCGGAACACACCTTTCCGTTAGCTGCTTGCGGAGATGGAAACTCTATCAAG GTTACGGTCTGGGCACTGCCTCGCGTGGAAGATGTTCCAGTTCTGACTTGCTCAATCCATCCTACAGCTGAAAAGGAGGAAGAAGGAACTGCCAGAGCATTGACACcaactaaaaatatttcagcacCAGTAACAACCTCCAATCCTGAGGCTCTTGTTCTTCCAA CTTTGGTAGATGATAGACTCCAGACTCCTTGCAACGAGCCAGGGAAACATCACTGCCGCTGCGAGGATGAAGATGGCTCCCCGCCTTCGCCATCTCTGAAAACTAACACTGAACGTAAACGGCGCAGATCGCTACCACGTGGCCCTGATTTCATCTCAAATGCGAGTGCTCACAACTCTGTAAATTCTACCTCTGGTCTACCGTCAGTTTGCGAATTATTAACAGAAGAGCCTGAGATCAGAATCTATAGCAATAGCGGCTTGGATGATGTCGATTTGAATTACAACAATACGCGATATTTAGAAAACCGAAGCTCTCGAACTGCAAACAACAATGCAGATTGTAGAATTCATCAGTCACGAAGTATGGGTACTGCATTTTCGAGTGACAAGCAAGTGAGCAAAGTGAGCAATCACTTGGATAATCAGATGCAGAGAAGCGGTTGTGACAATCGAATCGCGATTTCAGGAGAAACTCTAACCTCGTGGCTGAGTATCGAGGAACCGGAAAGCAATGCTGAAAAACGTTATAAATGCAGCGTGGGACTACCTATGGATATTGATACTTGTAAATCACCTTGTGATAGTAAAATTTTGAGTCTTCGACGCGAGAAATCTccaaaatttaataaaaaagattACCTCATTCGTTGGGGAAAATGTGTTGAGAATTTTGAGAGTGAACAAATGTTGTTAAAAAAGATCGAGAATGAAAAATCGCTAAAGTCAAGTTCGTCGTCAGTGACAGATCATCATAACGCAATGGGGAATATAAACTGGACAACGAGTACAATCAGTGGAAAAGAAACAGAGTGTGGTCAGAATCGGAAAGAAATGTCACCACTAGATGCCCTTGATACACTGCCAATTATTCATAGCAAAGCTAACTTTGTCGTCAATCCTTTTAGTCAGAGTAGCCCCTTTCACAAATCAAATCCTGGACCTTCATCGTATAGTCATGACAATCAATCGAAATTAGGAACACCTTTTACGACGTATTCGTCGGATCAGGCCTTCCTTAGTCAATTGGCTGGAGATAAAGAATTAATGGATGGGTCTCTGGTCTGTAATGTGCGTAGTGAGAATCCGCAGAAAGGTACGATCGATCAACAAGCATCTGTATCTAATAACGACTTGGTGCAGTTGATGTCAAATCTTAAATGTTCGGAAGAAATGGAGAAGATGAAAGACAGCAGTGGAATCTTCGATTGGATAAGTAAAGTACCAAGCCGGGTATTGAATGTGGCAACTAACAATGGACTTACAAATTACAAGTCTAAAATAAACGAGGTTCCAACAGAGGAATATAAGAACACAAATCAAGTCAAGTCAAAGTTAAATTCTAATCTGGAGCTTAGTCAATGGGAATTTGACGAAGTGTTAGCTGTACTGCGTGCGCGAACTCCAGCAGGGCGGCGACGTACTCCAGTACGTACGATAAAAAGGCGCGACAAGGTTGAAAACCAATCAGACGATGCCATTTTTGAACAACAATCTTATCTCGAGAAGACACAAGCAGATATAAATTTGCTTCGGTATCCAATATACAACAACGTTTGCAGGGCTGTAGCGGCAGACGAATTAAGAAACTTCAAACCTCATATTGTTGGTACTAATCGAAGTGCTGCTGTTCACCAGGAAAAACGTgcgaacgtgaaaaaa CTCAAGAGTGAAGTTACTGACGAAAGGAAACATTACCACGGAAAGCACGAAAAAGTGGATGCTAAGCCTGTCGAATGTTTTTATAACGTGACCAACAAAGCAGACGTTTTATTAGGAGCCATATTAAGGACTAGCAATGATTCACGGAAAGTTATTTCCGATATATCAAACGGAGCTCGGCCAAGAACCGTTTTCTCCGCTCAAAACTGTGATAGTAGAAGTGATGTTCACATAGCAAATGATAAAATACAGAAAGATATTGATGTGAAATCATACAAAGACGAGGGGTCGCTTCCTTTGTTGTTAAACAAACGAATAAGCCTATTCAAGCAGCTATTTTCAAAGGAACAGACCAAACAGAATTCGGAAACGTTGTCATCGCAAAGTTATTACGACAACTACGCCATAAGTTCTGACCAGTCTCTAAATAACCCCCAGTTTCACCCCCTGCGTGAATTCAACCTACAGCCGAAAAAATCCAAAGGAAATAAAGTCAAGAGGAGGATTGATTTCTCAAATCCATCCGAATTTGCCCATGGGTCTGATAAACAGAACGAATCTCTTGAAGTTGGTAATACTGCGTGTCTTAGTACAAATAGCTTATATCAAAACCCTCCCTGTCCTGGGACAAATACcgaattgcaaaataattttcctgACCTAACAAAGAAGCAGAGTTTGACTTTactcgaagaagaaaaaacgggAGGTAGAGATGGGTATATTTCTCACAATCCAATTAAACATAGTACAAATCTGAGGTTGCAAATCGGATGTGAAGGAATACCGTTTCGCATGCAAAACAATTCTCTTGGCCACGCAGGAACCGACAAAAAATGCAGTTCAGATACAGTTcgaaatgattattttcaaaaacacaTCTCTCCAGAACAGATGAACTGTTATGCAATCGCGATGCAGCAGCATCAGAGCCACGCAGATATGGAAAATACTGATACTTCAGACAAAGGTGTACCTTCAGCCATTGAACAAGAACGATTTAGACGATCTCTTGGGAATGCTGCTTCCATGGTTTTTCACAGTCGAACCGGATTGCCCCTGACTTCCAGCCCGGCACCTCTACGGAGAGGAAGCTGCTGCTTTGACTATGACAGTAGCCTGAACTCTGTCTCGTCAAAACGAAG CGCGCTATTTGAGTTGAACACTCCACCAAGTCCAGGAGCGGTGTCTCTGGAAGAAGGAGATAGAGAGGCTGAAAACACTCTTGAAGGTGAAGAGATATCAAAACGCCGCACAACGACTCGAGGATTACCGCACAGTCACGCGCTTCTCGGTAGTTTTGAAGAGTCTGCCTTGAACGGGAGATTAGAGCCAGTTTCCACGGTCCATGGATTCACCGCCGAGCTCGGTGCTAGCGGCTCTTTTTGCCCGAAGCACCGAAAGCTTCCCGTTACTGTTTTCTTCTACACTCTTGGAGACAATGACAAAGTTTCAACGCCATATCTT GCTCACATTAATCTCGGGAAGAAGGGATATCAAGTGCCACGCAGCGGGACAATTCAAGTAACTCTTTTGAATCCTTTGGGAACGGTTGTGAAAATGTTTGTTGTTATGTACGACTTGTCCGACATGCCTTCACGATCTCATACCTTTCTTCGCCAGCGAACATTAAGAGACAAAACGCTCCGTTACCTTATACACCTCAG GTTCATGTCGGGTAAGTCAGGACGGATTTATTTACATACGGACATCCGTATGATAATTTGTCGCAAATCTGACGTCGATACCGCATCTGATTTCGGTGCTGAGCCACCTAAAGAACTGAGAAGCTTTGTACACGGACCAACaaatccaaaattttcaccaagatGCTGA